A stretch of Miscanthus floridulus cultivar M001 chromosome 13, ASM1932011v1, whole genome shotgun sequence DNA encodes these proteins:
- the LOC136498910 gene encoding transcription factor PCF5-like, whose amino-acid sequence MPSTAMSWDGYGGQIFPADMSFDHQDTLEAVFQQPETTAPLQAPAAAGARELLLRNDGSSVPVVVDAGVHAAAAPRKRPFRTDRHSKIRTAQGVRDRRMRLSVGVAREFFALQDRLGFDKASKTVNWLLTQSKPAIDRLVDAAEPAAAVSGGPPTVVKGRGEGSSSCTCCLTADSREEASAKARSRGGGGPDGPPALIEEHSCSALGWIMSEATGATPAVATEQPQQMDGLEYYYQYCLQLEEMTRCNGGMPR is encoded by the coding sequence ATGCCGTCGACCGCGATGTCTTGGGACGGGTACGGCGGGCAGATCTTCCCCGCCGACATGTCGTTCGACCACCAAGATACCCTGGAGGCGGTGTTCCAGCAGCCTGAGACGACGGCCCCCCTGCAGGCGCCGGCAGCAGCGGGGGCGAGGGAGCTGCTGCTGAGGAACGACGGGTCGTCCGTACCGGTGGTGGTGGATGCCGGCGTCCATGCCGCGGCCGCACCGCGGAAGCGGCCGTTCCGGACGGATCGGCACAGCAAGATCCGCACGGCGCAGGGCGTGCGCGACCGGCGGATGCGGCTGTCGGTCGGGGTCGCGCGAGAGTTCTTCGCGCTGCAGGACCGGCTTGGGTTCGACAAGGCCAGCAAGACGGTGAACTGGCTCCTCACCCAGTCCAAGCCGGCCATCGACCGCCTCGTCGACGCAGCCGAGCCGGCGGCTGCAGTCTCAGGAGGACCACCGACGGTGGTGAAGGGAAGAGGGGAGGGGAGCTCCTCATGCACTTGCTGTTTGACGGCAGACTCGAGGGAGGAAGCGTCGGCGAAGGCAAGAAGCAGAGGCGGCGGCGGTCCTGATGGACCACCGGCGCTTATCGAAGAACACAGCTGCAGTGCGCTGGGCTGGATCATGTCGGAGGCCACAGGCGCTACACCGGCAGTGGCAACCGAGCAGCCACAGCAGATGGACGGGCTGGAGTACTACTACCAGTATTGCCTGCAGCTCGAGGAGATGACGAGATGCAACGGAGGAATGCCAAGGTGA